A single window of Paenibacillus sp. SYP-B4298 DNA harbors:
- a CDS encoding type I polyketide synthase, giving the protein MEDIAIIGMACRFPGARNLLEYEHMLRNGDCAISEVPSDRWEPELIEQTVRQQSGKTLSKYGAFLDGIDRFDASFFNISPREAVHMDPQQRLLLETSWEALENAGVVPNQLAGSRSGVYVGIMNADYNTLQNSDLNGITPFSGPGSQPAITANRLSYYYDFRGPSIAMDTACSSSLVAIHQACQALRLGEAYPIALACGVNVMLSPAGHVFFSKAGVMSADGLCRTFDAEASGFSRGEGAGVIVLKPLSLAIQDGDPIWAVIKGSAVNQDGRTNGLMAPNRFSQEEVLRDAYLNANVDAKDIHYVELHGTGTLLGDPIEANALGAVLAQGRSNGQHCLVGSVKTNIGHLESAAGIAGVIKVALMMRRREIFPSLHYERPNPYIPFEQLPIRVASSRLPWPDQSGSALAGVSAFGFGGTNVHVVIAEAPSLPGAPLETAEHHPSSLLLLSAKDGQALEAMAQAYEAAVPALSSLDDLCYSSAVRRTHHSHRLAIVFHTKDEVRQQLEAFGSSSSAADLFLGTAPPMTPRIVYVFTGQGSQWQGMGRELMKTENVFRSAVIRCCDIYERLSGISLLEEFVEGAAPSRVEETRIAQPAIFALQVGLCALLESWGLKPGGVIGHSVGELAAAYVAGSLELEDALQVIFYRSTIMQRITGNGKMMSILSNRENVNELIATTGADVCIAAVNDAKSTVVAGSALALEQLELECKTRSLSCLYLPVDYAFHSPQLSPYQEELREALRGIAPKQGTIPQWSTLSGGPITGTEHHADYWAEQMCRPVRFADAIDAASQEGSPLFVEIGPHAVLKGSIESSIRNSQKDGAVIPTLMKEKNERLQLLRAAAQLYRYGIELHWDRLFAGGSLVPLPAYPWQRESYWYEQGSEMQAALPSSHSAIPSAKLCGQRLRLPGQLPYRIWHNTLDITRYPWLQDHQIQHSIVVPGAAFIEIVLAAMQERYEPDAVYVLRDLQIRRALFLPPAGSRSIQLHITDQAMEACSFQTYSSDNEADPARWEEHVTGNIALVQREAIAAPQRLVIDESVRRLWQRVSATEFYANVSLKGLQYGPAFQGISELWITEQKAMASIIMPSQLASSAEQYVAHPSVLDACGHLLLATAGQETTTDTVYMPIGIQEVRIYGRLTERVWSIAEQKDNGISDQLEGDILIADESGQVLMEMIGLKFQRLATTPQDRPSTDNAPVQLLHKLSWKADSEPAVRYELQETLNTWIVFAGEQAESIGAQVAGLIGQRPSLQTIMVTPGSSFRQRGPEHYEIRPGSVEDMTKLFDYTKRALSHGCGIVDTWPLERSQADNLMEVLPHSMLLVQEAARRSSRGEARIQIWYATAGAQAVTEQDRNSIALGQAALWGFSRTMAVELPHLWGGIIDLAPGDLPAAAAQCLRSEIFDIRADADHAFAAYRNGSRYTPSLLPLHSIAKQPMVYTSADAYVITGGLGELGLALAEWLIKQGAVYIALIGRSPIPARQEWEQMQQHDKQYSRVLAIQHLERLGGIIFYGAADITDASAVQTMLSDMREAGLPRIRGVFHLAGYASSQLIETSDSAALERTLAPKTKGTWNLHQALLEEPIEMFVMFSSAASIVGSPFLSAYAAANAYMDAFALYRDALGFPTVSINWGPWAQIGMAARNSHESQTSLGRFALIEPEHGFRLMNDIIASHLSQVAVLPFLNRQTHAPTTRPSSEEAWSWPETGEDTSRSLLQLLVAHTAEVLNLPPHRLDTQQSMLSYGFDSLLLMELKKRVEASVHVTLPLVSLLQGPSLEQLSSIVQQQLQAAATMQEVREGLASDPEELPDQREQEEAERLLEQIDDLSEEEIERLLEGIMSEKDE; this is encoded by the coding sequence ATGGAGGACATTGCAATCATCGGCATGGCCTGCCGATTTCCCGGAGCCAGAAATCTTCTTGAGTACGAGCACATGCTCCGCAACGGAGACTGCGCCATCAGCGAAGTGCCCAGCGATCGCTGGGAGCCAGAGCTTATCGAGCAGACGGTGCGGCAGCAATCCGGCAAGACTCTCTCGAAGTACGGCGCATTCCTAGATGGAATCGACCGCTTTGATGCATCCTTCTTTAATATCTCACCGCGTGAAGCGGTTCATATGGACCCTCAGCAGCGTCTGCTATTGGAGACCTCCTGGGAAGCATTAGAAAATGCCGGGGTTGTGCCGAATCAGCTTGCCGGCTCCAGAAGCGGAGTCTATGTCGGCATTATGAATGCTGATTACAATACACTGCAGAACAGCGATCTCAACGGTATTACTCCCTTCTCGGGCCCCGGCAGCCAACCTGCCATTACCGCTAATCGGCTCTCTTATTACTATGATTTCCGGGGCCCCAGCATCGCTATGGATACGGCCTGTTCCTCCTCTCTGGTAGCTATCCATCAGGCATGCCAGGCTTTGCGTCTCGGAGAAGCCTATCCTATTGCACTGGCATGCGGCGTGAATGTGATGCTATCTCCGGCTGGGCATGTGTTCTTCAGTAAGGCAGGCGTGATGTCCGCAGATGGCTTATGCCGAACCTTTGACGCAGAGGCTTCCGGATTTTCCAGAGGCGAAGGCGCGGGCGTCATCGTGCTCAAACCGTTGTCCCTGGCCATACAAGATGGAGACCCCATCTGGGCAGTCATCAAAGGGAGTGCCGTTAATCAGGATGGTCGGACGAACGGACTGATGGCACCAAACCGCTTCTCTCAAGAAGAAGTGTTGAGAGATGCCTACCTCAATGCCAACGTAGACGCCAAGGACATTCACTATGTGGAATTGCATGGAACCGGAACTCTCCTAGGTGATCCCATCGAAGCGAATGCTCTCGGAGCTGTGTTGGCCCAAGGCAGGAGCAACGGACAACACTGTCTGGTCGGTTCTGTCAAAACGAATATAGGACATCTGGAGTCCGCTGCGGGCATCGCTGGCGTGATCAAAGTTGCGCTCATGATGCGCAGGCGCGAGATTTTTCCCAGCCTCCACTATGAGCGTCCCAATCCATACATACCGTTTGAGCAACTGCCAATTCGCGTCGCCTCGTCTCGCTTGCCTTGGCCGGATCAATCGGGCAGCGCACTGGCTGGAGTCAGCGCCTTTGGCTTTGGCGGCACCAATGTACATGTTGTCATAGCAGAGGCTCCGTCGCTTCCAGGCGCACCGCTAGAGACAGCGGAGCATCACCCATCGTCTCTGCTCCTACTCTCTGCTAAGGATGGACAGGCGCTTGAGGCTATGGCACAGGCCTATGAGGCGGCTGTTCCCGCTCTCTCTTCGCTTGATGATTTATGTTACAGCTCGGCAGTTCGAAGAACACATCATTCGCATCGTCTAGCCATTGTCTTTCATACCAAAGATGAGGTTAGACAGCAGCTCGAAGCCTTCGGCTCGTCTTCGTCTGCAGCCGATCTGTTCCTAGGCACCGCGCCGCCTATGACTCCACGAATTGTATATGTTTTTACAGGCCAAGGCTCTCAGTGGCAGGGCATGGGGCGAGAGCTGATGAAGACAGAGAATGTATTCCGCTCTGCCGTGATCCGCTGCTGCGATATATACGAGCGCCTATCAGGCATTTCGCTGCTGGAGGAGTTTGTTGAGGGTGCGGCGCCTTCCCGTGTGGAGGAGACAAGAATAGCCCAGCCAGCGATTTTCGCCTTACAGGTCGGCCTCTGCGCCTTACTGGAATCCTGGGGCTTGAAGCCTGGTGGGGTCATAGGGCACAGTGTGGGAGAACTGGCGGCTGCTTATGTGGCAGGCTCCCTTGAACTGGAGGATGCGCTGCAAGTTATCTTCTATCGGAGCACGATCATGCAGCGTATAACAGGCAACGGCAAAATGATGTCCATCTTGTCTAACCGGGAGAACGTGAATGAATTAATCGCGACAACCGGAGCAGATGTCTGCATAGCAGCAGTGAATGATGCAAAATCGACAGTGGTTGCTGGGAGTGCGCTTGCTCTGGAGCAGTTGGAGCTGGAATGCAAGACAAGAAGCCTCTCCTGTCTCTATCTACCTGTTGATTATGCGTTCCATAGTCCGCAGCTCTCCCCTTACCAAGAGGAACTACGAGAAGCACTTCGCGGTATTGCTCCCAAGCAGGGCACGATACCACAATGGTCTACACTAAGCGGCGGCCCCATTACTGGAACCGAACATCATGCAGACTACTGGGCTGAGCAAATGTGCAGACCGGTACGCTTTGCAGATGCGATCGATGCCGCCAGCCAGGAGGGTTCACCCCTCTTTGTAGAGATTGGGCCGCATGCAGTTCTCAAGGGCTCGATCGAATCCAGCATTCGCAATAGCCAGAAGGACGGCGCGGTCATTCCGACTTTAATGAAAGAAAAAAATGAGAGGCTGCAGTTGCTCCGAGCAGCGGCTCAACTATATCGCTACGGCATAGAGCTCCATTGGGATCGTTTGTTTGCCGGCGGCTCGCTGGTTCCGCTGCCTGCGTATCCATGGCAGCGTGAATCCTACTGGTATGAGCAAGGGAGTGAAATGCAAGCGGCACTGCCTTCCTCTCACTCTGCCATCCCTTCAGCAAAGCTATGCGGACAGCGCTTGCGCTTGCCAGGGCAACTCCCTTATAGGATATGGCATAACACGTTGGATATTACTAGGTACCCCTGGCTGCAGGATCATCAGATTCAACATTCGATTGTTGTCCCCGGTGCGGCATTTATTGAGATTGTGCTTGCTGCTATGCAGGAACGATACGAGCCGGATGCAGTCTATGTGCTGAGAGATTTGCAGATTAGACGGGCTCTGTTTCTGCCGCCTGCGGGAAGCCGTTCGATTCAACTGCATATTACGGATCAGGCCATGGAAGCATGCTCCTTCCAAACCTATAGCAGCGATAACGAAGCTGATCCAGCCCGGTGGGAAGAGCATGTCACAGGAAATATCGCTCTAGTGCAGAGAGAGGCTATTGCTGCTCCACAGCGTCTTGTGATAGATGAGAGCGTGCGCCGTTTATGGCAGCGCGTGTCGGCAACAGAGTTTTACGCGAATGTCTCCTTGAAGGGCCTTCAATACGGGCCAGCCTTTCAAGGCATATCCGAGCTGTGGATCACAGAACAAAAAGCAATGGCATCTATTATCATGCCGTCTCAACTGGCATCAAGCGCTGAACAGTATGTGGCGCATCCCTCTGTGCTGGATGCATGCGGTCATCTGCTGCTGGCAACTGCGGGGCAGGAAACAACGACAGATACGGTATACATGCCTATCGGTATACAAGAGGTAAGAATATACGGTCGGCTGACGGAGAGAGTATGGAGCATCGCTGAGCAAAAGGATAATGGCATTAGTGACCAGTTAGAAGGAGACATCCTCATCGCCGATGAATCGGGACAGGTCTTAATGGAGATGATTGGCCTGAAATTCCAGCGGCTGGCGACCACGCCCCAAGACAGACCCAGCACTGACAACGCTCCCGTCCAACTGCTTCACAAGCTGTCCTGGAAGGCTGACTCTGAACCTGCAGTCAGGTACGAGCTGCAAGAAACTCTTAATACATGGATAGTATTTGCTGGCGAGCAAGCCGAGAGCATCGGCGCCCAAGTGGCGGGGCTCATCGGACAGCGCCCATCTCTTCAGACTATTATGGTAACTCCAGGCTCCTCCTTCCGCCAGAGAGGGCCTGAACATTACGAGATCAGACCTGGCTCCGTAGAGGATATGACGAAGCTGTTCGACTATACCAAGCGCGCCCTGTCGCATGGATGCGGCATTGTCGACACTTGGCCGCTGGAGCGCTCCCAAGCTGACAATCTGATGGAGGTGCTGCCTCACTCCATGCTGCTTGTTCAAGAAGCAGCGCGCCGTTCATCTAGGGGAGAGGCGCGGATACAGATATGGTATGCAACCGCCGGGGCTCAGGCCGTGACGGAGCAAGATAGGAATAGCATCGCTCTTGGACAGGCCGCACTATGGGGGTTCTCCAGAACAATGGCAGTCGAGCTCCCGCATCTATGGGGAGGCATCATCGATCTGGCCCCCGGCGATCTGCCTGCTGCTGCAGCCCAGTGCCTGCGCAGTGAGATATTCGATATTCGAGCTGATGCCGACCATGCCTTTGCGGCTTATCGTAACGGCAGCCGATATACCCCTTCGCTGTTGCCGCTGCATTCGATCGCGAAACAGCCGATGGTGTACACCTCAGCAGACGCTTACGTCATTACCGGAGGGCTAGGAGAGCTTGGGCTGGCACTTGCAGAGTGGCTGATTAAGCAAGGGGCTGTCTATATCGCGCTGATCGGACGCTCCCCTATCCCCGCGAGGCAGGAATGGGAACAGATGCAGCAGCACGATAAGCAGTACTCCAGGGTGCTGGCGATTCAGCATCTGGAGCGCCTCGGAGGCATCATCTTCTATGGCGCAGCCGATATCACTGATGCATCGGCCGTCCAGACGATGCTCAGCGACATGCGGGAAGCAGGGCTCCCCCGTATCCGAGGCGTGTTTCACTTGGCTGGTTATGCCAGTAGCCAGTTAATCGAAACAAGCGATAGCGCAGCCCTGGAGCGGACATTGGCTCCCAAAACAAAAGGGACATGGAATCTACACCAGGCATTACTGGAAGAGCCTATTGAGATGTTCGTTATGTTCTCATCGGCAGCATCCATTGTTGGCTCACCCTTCTTGTCGGCTTACGCTGCGGCTAATGCTTATATGGATGCATTCGCCCTATATCGGGACGCTCTGGGGTTCCCTACAGTCAGTATTAATTGGGGGCCGTGGGCACAGATTGGAATGGCGGCTCGCAACAGCCATGAGAGTCAGACCTCGTTGGGCAGATTCGCGCTGATTGAGCCTGAACATGGCTTTCGGTTAATGAATGACATCATTGCATCCCATCTATCCCAGGTTGCTGTGCTGCCGTTCCTGAACCGTCAGACCCATGCCCCAACCACACGACCTTCTTCAGAGGAGGCGTGGTCATGGCCAGAAACAGGGGAGGACACCAGCCGCAGCCTACTCCAACTATTGGTAGCCCATACAGCAGAGGTTCTGAACCTTCCGCCTCATCGTTTGGATACCCAGCAATCCATGCTCTCCTATGGGTTTGATTCGCTGTTATTGATGGAGCTGAAGAAACGGGTTGAAGCCTCCGTTCATGTTACCCTTCCACTAGTCTCCTTGTTGCAGGGGCCAAGTCTTGAGCAATTGAGTTCGATTGTGCAACAACAGTTGCAGGCGGCAGCCACTATGCAAGAGGTAAGAGAAGGACTGGCTTCAGACCCAGAAGAACTGCCAGATCAGCGTGAGCAGGAAGAAGCCGAGCGCTTGCTGGAACAAATCGATGATCTGTCGGAAGAAGAGATTGAGCGACTGCTCGAAGGCATTATGTCTGAAAAGGATGAATAG
- a CDS encoding acyl carrier protein, whose product MEKKTAYSLEDIQQLLIDKIAELAEIAPDSIHPAEPFASYGLDSLLAVTFVGDLEDWFELRLPATLLWDYPSIQSLSGYLYTELSMLTAN is encoded by the coding sequence ATGGAGAAAAAAACAGCCTACTCCTTGGAAGACATTCAACAATTGCTGATCGACAAAATCGCTGAGCTTGCAGAGATTGCTCCTGACAGTATCCATCCTGCCGAGCCTTTTGCCAGCTATGGCCTGGATTCTCTGCTCGCAGTTACATTTGTCGGCGACCTGGAGGATTGGTTCGAGCTTCGTCTGCCAGCAACTCTGCTGTGGGACTATCCCTCTATCCAGTCACTCTCCGGCTATCTGTATACAGAATTGAGCATGCTTACTGCGAATTAG